Within Montipora foliosa isolate CH-2021 chromosome 3, ASM3666993v2, whole genome shotgun sequence, the genomic segment AATAATCATGCAACAaatttccttgacaagttttccctGAAAAGGAATAATTGCTCGTGAAGACGAtgaacaagttttccttgacaacttTAGCCTGTGCACGCAATACTTCTCATTCAGTGAGTACACAAAAAAACGTTCCAGTCCCTAGCTCGTCTAAGCTCGCTCCAACTACCATTGTAGCTTTTTGACAGCAATGAGCATGAGCGTGATACTGGGAACTAATCTCATTAACATTCCTTACCTTTCCTTACCACATTTCCTTGTCATCCGTTTACACGACCAATTTCCATCCTTGACAAttaaggcgcgtttacacgacagaggaaaaatggcacggttCCGATTAAAAGTGGAACGgttccaatcatttttgtaaagaaacaatgaacttttatccgttcagCTACGGGACCGGAGGCGCCTATGGCCCGgtagcggaacggataaaagttcactgtctctttacaaaaatgaatggagccgttccactttttatcggacccgtgccatttttcctctgtcgtgtaaacgcgcctttaGAGACCTTCAGTACACGTATACCTGTACACGGGTACTGGTAGTGTACCcgtacatgtaaaatgttcatGCACGTAGCCATTTTGATTGAAATACCCGTAGAGTTAAAGCACAGGGATTGGTATCGATTGTTTGCAAAGATGACGATCGTGGCGGCAAGGTTTGCTCCTTTTACTCAGTAAAAAGTTCACTGAATTGTTTAATAAAGTCTATCAAATATATCCAAAATCATTCCTAACGAATATTTGAAGTTAAAACGTCATAAAAGCTTATTCGTTTATCCACCATGTCTCTTCTCGGCTGTAACAACTCGCAATTTTTCTACGGGTAAACTGGTGTCTACCCCGGAAAAAACGGCTGAGTCTACCGGGTAAGATCGATGACGTCATCTCaaaattatagcggagctccgcgcgcgccgaaggcgcgcgcgcgcggagcaccatagctaagaaaatatggtaacccatcgatgtgagaaaatttggttttataggcatgacgtcatcaacgtccgtacgtacaacgtacgtacaacgtacgtacgtacaacgtacgtccgtacgtccgtccgccccttcatgtatgccaatgtgaccagtacacgtaaacatatcacgggctaattaaagtttagagctcatccaggaggcaatactacatttgacactaactagtttacagcatacatctttgatattggacatcaatgttatggtcaattgacacctgtcaaaacaaggtatccgctgaccagtatcacgtgactatatagcgggctcaagttagaccttatcgaggtcagctgtttttttgaagttgaccgctgaccagggactggttgttgattggatcgcacgcccaagccaggtcagacactcacacacacctgatcgaggcttcattttcgcgctctttctgtggctcgacgcgcctacacagccacgctacgtcagcaaagctcttgacagtcgatgcttttcgtgttcaggtacggtatggaaaatatatttttcttgcatttttcgctggtttcagtccaggtttaacataatatagctgtggtcaggacacactggtggcgacgtagttattcaagtcaagtattggagcgatgtaaacttaaagctgagtgtttatttttaatttgttttgggctgctttttgctctgaattgcagtgtttggtatgtgttaagatttttaattttgaatctactaaggttgcaagatgcctgaacggcttatgacagaagagcagaaacgaaagaagagagaaagagaaagagaacgacaaaacggtacaccagtaatagcttaaagttggtggaagaagttactccacaaattattttcttggacactaaaccgtttgttatttctacggatgagttatttcaggtggatgcatatttctaaaaagttgtttagtcgttttttcctttgctcaggaatgaaactcgaatttttattgttaactggaattaaataacaatcatctgtagtctttttggacagaaataatcgatcttttgctggtttgtttggccttaaaatgcgagcgaacaagacgtttttttactctgcttgcctaattgtttttcgatgtgtttgcacttatgttctacacatgtaatcgcaatgagttctcgtaaaaagtaaggagaaatatcaccagcttgtgttttcagaagtttgtttacagcacgtacaggtaatttgttggagatcttgtttgaagtttgtcctttctagccgattctggttctaagccaagctggcgtgtttcaatgaagtacatcaaaatgtaaatgatctcgttttcagagataaagtggaataaataaagtacgatctgtcacatcacgagctatagtacgtctgtgagttctaattttggcgtgattcctattcgctggcttttgacagtcgactctgaaatggcttctttccttttccgttcgcttgctgaggatttgtttgttttcttttcaaactcttgcgattcaagaaaaattaaatgcctaactggtgaattcgacagtagatttcgctggaaaaaccgatatcacacccatcccttcgtgattcatgcgatcagtcggtttttcaggtgaaattaaccgtggaattcactagttaggcagcgaggaaaatgatataattaagcaatttccgggaaaacccataggccgacagttccaaagccctttattttcactaatcctatagccagtaagaataaacaaaccgggagctccgcttttaggcttggctaaatctatatattattaaatgaaaaaaacataGCGCTACCCGTTACCCTTACACCGCCGGGTATTTTAAGGTCTCTAATTTTTACCCAATTTGTACcagcaatttttccttttcaaggaaaacttgctggTGAAAACGAGGCTTTATTACTTGTTGTCAGAAGTCCATGGGCGCCTGTTGTTGTGCTATCTACAGAATCAAATGTACTTGCCACATAATAGTTGCTGGCGTGAACGGTTTACTCACGCAACCATGAATATGAACACTTCAAGCACATCCAAGGTAAAAACGTTTATGAAAACCGTGGCCAATGTATAACCTGGAGTATACGGAGGCTCTGGATAGTGACCTAAAGTTATTCGGCCTTTGCCGGACCAACTGGGACCAGGCTTGTAGGTACActtgaaagggttttcagctgagcgggCGCGAATAAGCCGCACACGCAATAATTAGCTGTTCCCAGAGCATTGACTCTTGGTCGCTCGCGTTACCTGAAATCACGAATTTTGATAGATGTGGTGATCTACGTCTTGAAAGTTAGTACTAGGATCTTCTCTGATTGTTTATATACAAGTTGGCTTCGTTTCTTAGCATTACTAAaggaactttttgaaaaaaaatattcagaccaatttttcacaaaaaataaCTCAAGTTTCCCGGAAAGTTTTGTTATCCTATCACGCAAATTAAACGCAAGTTTCGAAATTCAGTTGAAAATAAATACTAGGTCACCGCCGAACTTGTTTTTAAGATGTATCCATGCGCAACAAATGTCCTTTGTTCAGACGTTCCAACAGACATGTAATTTTCCACATACCAAATTTCCCTTCAACTATGCTTTTGTCTATATTGATAACACGTCAAAAAAATTACGGAATATGGGACGTGTAACTGAAATGGGTTATATCTTAATATGGAtgagagaaaaataaattttgagtCGAAGTCTCCttgaagtaatttttttaagCGCACCTTTAGATCTAATCATGGTATGTTATAGTAGTAATGAAGGAGTCAAGTCTTGAATATTCAAACTCTGTCATGTTATCCCGTCGATCACATTGAATCCATCCAGAAGAAGGTACCGTGTATAATTTTCCTTCCCTGTCTTCAAGGCCTTGGCGCTTTGCTGGTACAATACGCCATCGCAGGAATGATGGGTGGCAGTGTGTAATTAAGAAGGCGTCTTATTGATATCCTATTCCCAACCCGCTGATCCTCAATCCCAAAGAGTATGACAAACGCTCTTGAGCCAGCTCGCTCGTAGTGTGATAGAACAGATGAATAAACTGTAATTCACGTCATGTACTTTGCTTTCTGCGTTGTAGTTCGGGTTCTCTGCAATTAGGTTTAATCAGTGAATGGACATAATTCGAATTGGTTTAACTCGCTTTTTTACGTGATAACCGAAAAACTCGCTCATGCGAAATACGTGAAGAAAAATGCAACCTGCATGAACAGGGCAAGGCCTCGTTTTGCTATATTATTTGGTGTCCTCAACTTTTATTTTGACTTTCCTATTCAGACTTGGGTAATCGGAACCATTTCCATTTCAGTTTGCACTAagaaagtattttttttaatcgaTATCGAGGTACCCGGGGTCTCTTCCGGCAGTGCCACATCCCGCTTCCCTTAGATCCTCGAGATGGCAGGGATGCAGAAAAAGGAACTTGAACAATTATAAAATCTGCAAAAGAAgaattgaagaaaaatgaaagtgAGAATTATTATACCCGCCTTTCCCGTGTTTGCCTCTGGAATTTTCGCGCGTCCGAAACTCAGGGAAATAATTAAACCACAAAATTTTAAATTGGCTCAAACCACTAAACCTCCACTAAACTCTCGTTGCTTGGCCATCGTTGCTTGATTAAACgtaaaacacaaacagcggtgataaacttGCTTTACCAACACGTTTTATAAAGACTTGACGTTTTGTATGCTAGGCAACAACAAAACGACGTCTCCATGACACAAAAACGGAACTTTTTAACTTGAGGCCCACGTTTAAAATGATCTGGCACACGTCTGGCATTGCTTTTGCTGCCAAGGTTGTCTATTTCGTCACATCAATGAGCGCATCTTGTTAAGCAGCAATGATCGTGAATTGTGTTGCGCAACAGTTGTGTAGATTGAGTCCTTCTAAATACTCCAGTTTCTTGTAAGTGTTAAAACtagtttgagcctccttaaggatAGCGCTTGTTTATGGTTAGTGTATGTAAGctaaaaattaatttctttttttctttttgttgctacACTGGGAAAACAATTTCACCTGCTTCGCGTGTTTTACTCGCGGGCAAAGCTATCTCTCAGAAGAAATGACGGTCTATCAAAGTCTTCTTAAAACTTAGCATTGATTAAAAAAGGAAATGCCAAGATGCGAATTCTGCATGATTTGGAGGTACAACTGACGCCAGCAGCAGCGCTAAAAACAACAAACTCCCACAATTTTTGCACAAAAACACTTTTCCCGGCCTGTGTGGGTTGTTAAGAATTAAGCAATATTTGTGGCGGCAGTAATATCTGATCAGACCGCAAACTCGAGGTCAAATGcccttttttatttttgggaTGTTAAGAATAGCGAAAATTGCTTAATTCTGCCGGTAAATATTGTTTGCATCATCAAGTGCAGGCCATTTTAATCTTTTGTGAGGCTATTTTCAATATTCATTCACTCCGTGAAACACCTACGTTTCTGTCAGCTAACCGGAAAAAAGTTCCCTTTTGTTTAGCTGATAAAACCATAACACCCCACTTAGTCCTAGGACTGAAAACATCAAAATTACAACTTAACAAGGCCCAGCTCCATCGAAGCTCTTGAAGCCTAATGGAAATAGCAGCactatttctcttttttttcttcgatATTGTTCGTGTTCTGACCGACACGACACTGATTTCATTAAATAGAAACAATGGCTCTTAAGGATGAGACAGATGTTGTTATCATTCGGCCCTGTTTGGGATCTTTACCTCGCCATAGGGAAACAACACTATCAAGGGCGCGTGATTTATACACTTCTGGCGAAGCGGTGGTACCAGGTATATGTAACATGTAAATTTTGCTGTTGCTGTGACGTTACATGCAGTGTCGCGAACAATTGGTCGTGGGCCATTTGTTATCGTACGTCACAGGATGAGTGTCATGCAAATTTATCAACAATTCTGAATATCGCATGTCAATTAAAATTTTTGATTCGATTTTCTAATATTCGCCGTTTCGAGGCACTCCGCAAGCTTTCAACTAAAACTTCTACTCGCTCTTGTTGTGACGAAGATTAAGTTCTTTTACCCAAAAACGGTTTGCCCCCTCTCTGAGGGAGCGAATTTAATGATGACACTAATTTAGAGACGTTTTTAGGCAAAGGGAGGTTTCTAAAACTTTCATCAATTAGCCATATTGAAAACTGAAGACCCACTGGGAAGAAAGCGTTTTACAGTGTTTAGAGATCTTCAACGATGACCCTCGTGCGATTTCTTCGGCTTCTTACTCGGCGAAAAGAAATCGACAACGATCTCTCAAACTCTCAACTTTGCCGATGCTTGAACGTATTTGATTTAACTTCCATTGGCGTCGGAGCGACTGTGGGAGCAGGCTTGTACGTTGTTACCGGACAAATAGCGAGAGATGTTGCCGGACCGGCCATCGTGTTGTCTTTCTTCATCGCAGCTGTTGCGGCTTTTCTTTCAGGGATTTGTTACGCGGAGTTTGGTTGTCGAGTTACGAAAGCTGGCTCGGCCTACATTTACACTTACTCTTCTCTTGGGGAAATTTGGGCCTTCATCATCGGTTGGAACATGATCTTAGAGTACGTGATTGGAACAGCTTCGCTTGGTAGGGCAAGCAGCGAGTACATTGACTCCATTGCTGGAGGAGTGATCCGGAAGTTCTTCATCGACAACATTGGACAGTTTAATGCAACAGGATTAGGTACCTACCCAGACTTTCTGGCGTTTGCTCTTGTGCTTGCTGTTTCTTCGATCGTCGCCAGCGGAGCCAAACATTCCGCGGTATTTAACAAAATTGTCACGACAGTAAATATGTTGGTGATCCTGTTCATCTTTGCTGTTGGCTTGTTCCATGTCAACCCAGTCAACTGGGCTGGCTCCCATCAGTTCCTACCTTATGGGGTGTCAGGAGTCTTAGCTGGAGCTGCTAGTTGCTTCTACTGCTTTGTCGGTTTTGATGTGATCGCCACAGCAAGCGAGGAGACCATCAACCCTAAGAGGGCCATTCCTCTCTCCATCATGTTGTGTCTTGTTATTAGTTTTCTCGCCTATTTCGGCGTTGCCGCCATATTAACATTGATGGTGTCCTACGACAAGCTAGACAAGTTCGCCCCATTACCAGAGGCTTTCAAATCGGCTGGTGTGCCTGCAGCAAAGTATGTGATAGCCGTTGGAGGTCTCTGTGCCTTGGCAGGATCTCTCATGAGTGGTATATTTGCTGTACCCCGAATCATGTACTCAATGGCTTCCGACGGTCTTCTCTTCAAGGTTTTCTCTAGAATCTACGAACGTACAAACGTTCCAGTCATCTCTATCGCCTTCGCTGGGCTTCTGTCAGCCATCCTAGCCCTTCTGCTGGACTTGAAGCAACTTGTTGAAATGCTTTCCATTGGCACCTTACTCGCTTACACCCTTGTTTCGCTCTCTGTACTCGTCTTGAGGTTTCAGCCCGGAGTGGAAGACGTAGATTACGACGAAGAGACCTCGAGCTCTGTCCAAAGTTATAAAATCATATGTTGCCAGAAGACGCTACCTGAATCAAAAGGTCCCGAGTACAAACCGCTTGGAAATGTCACGGGTGACAAGAACAAAGACAAGAAAGACGCGGAAGAGCCCACAGACGCCACAAGTCAAATCGCAAACGCTGCTGTCTCCTTGATAGTTGTAAGTCTCGCGGGTTTCTGCGCTCTTTTGATAGCAGGGTGGGGAGCATTAGGCGATGGAGAAGCATGGGCCATATTCACGGCAAGTTTGCTTGGCCTTTTCATCATTTTTGGTGTGGTGGTTATGCAGTTACAACCCAAGAACAATGCGAGATTCCCGTTCAAGGTTCCCTGTGTTCCAGCGCTACCCATCGCCAGTGTTGTTGTCAATTTATTCCTACTTCTAAAGTTGTCACCGTGGACATGGGTGCGATTCGGAGTTTGGATGGTTTTGGGTAAGATGTTTAATTATATTTTCCCCAATACTTTTTCCTGTGATTACCAATGCAGTTTTTGtcgaaattttctttcttttaatgtCTTTATTCTGATAACATTACACCAACGTCAGAAAACTCAAAAATACGTATATACGTATTTTTTTGTGCGATGTGTTTTAATCTTTTCGaaatcaatttaaattttatttctcagaaattttttttggtcGGTTAAAATTTTAATGACACATTGCAGTTAAAGCAACGAAGGAAGATAAAGATTCGCTTAAAATCTTGTTTTGATATTAGCATACGTTAAACGGGCACCTACAAGTGTTTTTTTGAAAAGCCAGTTAGAAATGTGTCAATGAATTAATTCGGTGGTGAGGCAATTTTCGAGCAAGGTGTTTATTCAAATGCAAATCGATTGCTATTGCATATCAACGTGCACGTTGCGTCTGAGACTAATGAGCTGTATCCCAGTGATCATTTCGAATTGAACTATTCCTTTATAAGATGTAGTATTTTATCGTTGCAACTGAATATTCATGCAGAATTCTAGGCCACTCGACCCGTTGAAAGCAATGCGGATGTTATATCTCAGTTGTAAACAAAGCTTTATTCATGGGGGAGTAAAGTCCTACGCAGTTAAAATAATTCTTACAACCCAAAGGTTTTTAAGGCTTTTAAGGATTATCTACTTTGCTAATTTCGTTTTACTCTACGCTTTTACgaatttttttcccatttatgTCTTTCTCGCCTTCacctttattcttgacaaacacAAAGCGGAAGAACATTAAGAACAATATTGTACTTCTTCTTGACTCGACCAGTTTCAtgtatttattttactttaaacAATATTTTTCCTATACTCGAGTTTTAGCCCATGCATCCCACGTTTGTTTCCATTCTGAGTATTAAGGTCCACCGACCTCCGTAATTTAATTGTAGTCGTTTATATACCAAGTTGAAAAGTGAAATTGTACTGAACGACATTTCGTTTCAACAGTGGAGTTTGTTTGGATACAAAGCAAGGTTTGAAATATTAACTGGTTTTACCCATTTTTAGACTGACTGGGcattaaatgaaaaaatatttcctttCAATTAAAATACATGTTAACCAGCTGCAAGATCTCTTTAATCCCTCCCCCACAGACCTACAAAAGCATTTCATTTGAAACCAACGAAGCTTTAAGAAGTTTCCTGTTTCGTAGTCCAaattatgttttcttttgttgctgttgtatttttttttccatatataATCCATTGAAAGTCTTCGGATCTCAAATTTTCCTGTTTGGTCACAAAGACGAATTGATGGACTaaaccggaatttttttttcttttcttgacgataacaataaaaaattataatttgccATATTTAGTCTCAAAATCGTTGTTAAGGTgtcggtaaaggaaaatgaggtatccggggaaaaatgaaattgtcgcGCCGCAATTTTTTGCATTGGGTCAAACCAtatatcatattaaagctaatagattgaattatttgaataaagttttggttttttggtatttaatattgccttttagttttgaggcctcaaatTCAGACTCACCGAGTCTACTACAGAAGCTCCTGCCCCTTCGCTTTATTGTGAAAATAACCGCACTTTCAGTTGTTCCATCTTAGTCACAGATAAATGTACTCCAATACTGTGTGAgaaatttttgatatgttaagaattgaaggaaatcaaatttacttcacatcccaccgattcaagatttgcaaaaacaaaaaatttgagCGAGACGCCCAAATTTACCTTGAACGAGACCTTAATTGTGAAGGGTCGAGTTTCCTAGTTTATACTCTGACACGATTACACTTTTTTTTGAAATCGCGCAGGTGTTACATAGAAAAATAGATTGCTGTTTCCTATTTGCTTTAACGCGACAcgtttttattgaatttttttgttcttttttattgctCTGTTTTCAGGTGTTTTGTGGATTATATTAACGTGGGTTATCTATTtatacttttttcttttgacGCGAAGCAAATTTGGTGCTCTCGGTTCACAAATGATCTACCATTAATAATCACTTTCATCTTTTACATATACGAGAGGCATAATAGACAGACTAAAATGACACTGCAAATCTCAGAAATCGAAATTCATAATAAAGCGGATGTGGAAACGCATTTGTTTTTCGAATTTCAGTTTCGACTGTTCGATATTTTGCAACCGTGCTGACTTCATCTTTCTTTCATCTCTGTTAGGTTTTATCATTTACTTCACTTATGGAATAAGAAACAGCGTCGAAGGAACTCCTAAGCAGGATGCCAATGACAATGATTTTATCCTTCAAGGGACTCCAGATATTGAACAAGATATGCACGAAGTGCAACCCACTCAAGTCTCTGAAGACAAACAGCCTTTAACTTCGAGCCTCGGCGATCAACAGTAATGTATgaaataatatacatgtaaatttttctctattgtgattggctaagagaaatgcagtttccaGGTAACATAGTGCAAAAAGAtgtaacaaaccaagcattctgattggacaatgatcaaagaaagtctCGGATGGCCAAGCAAATGGGAGCAACGGATGGTGCAATTTTTAGCATGATCCCCGTGCGTTTCTTCtgattaattatgataatttcATCTTgacattttttcatgtatattattgatAAGTAATCCCATggtttttctcgtgcaatttggaataaataagcactcgTAAAcgttttcaaagactacaaatttcACGTGTCCTAAGGATGTTTTGTTCTTTAAAACATTTACTCGtccttatttattccaaattgcactcgaaatcatgcgaTTACCCATAATAACAAATACGAATATATGTAAACGTTTATTGGTTGTTTCCAGTTACATGAAATCACTATTTCAAGAATCGAAAGGTTGAAtactgtttcgagaaaggttgccCAAAAGAAGCATAAAAGCGTACGCGACAATGCCGGAAGGCATTATGGTAAACTGCCAGTTTGAGTCAACGAATACATCATAGCAATGCTATCGAAAACGTCATCTTGAAATACATGCTCACGCTATGTTACCGACATGGAGATATgagtgagtttcaaaattcagtcaaatgatccacGCCATGAATTTTATAACAAAGGGTTAGGATTCACAGAGAAAGCATGATTCTGAAGACCTAACCTTACTTAATTCATGTTTTTTTCCAGAGAAAGTaggagaaatgtaccaaaaatcgtGGCGCATGTGCAGAGCCATCGTTTTTGCTTATGAACCCTTTCGTTTTTGGATGTGTTTTGGTATCGTGATAGCGAGAGAGAGCTTCAAATATAAGCTTGTGCGTACTGCCACTTTATCAACGCTATATCCCAAGAACTCTTTCATTCAAATAGCTCGCCACCGTAGGTCTTCACTGGACGGTCGTGGCATCTTCGATCCTGGGAGTTACGagttgaatttattttgttgaataTCTCCCATACTACCTTTTCAGCATTGTCGCGAACGCTCttatgcttcttttggacaacctttcccGAATCAGCTGTAAACAACATAGGTGGCCCATCACTCTCAAAAAGGAGAACTCTAACAAATTCTACGTAATTTGGGTCTCTCgttaatttaaataaatattaaaaaatgaatggCTTTATTTTAGAGTTGAACCCAACCTTAACCTTGCCAAACTGCCAACTCTATACGCCCACCCCTATAATCTTTGTTCTGAATCAATCTCCCAATTTCATAGCTATTTAACTGTTTGTGGACTTTCTACTTCTTTAAACCTAACAATGAAGACGAGAGGTTTAGTTCATGAGAATGTACGTTCCTTTAATGACAAAAACCCGTTTTGTGGCTGTAGCAGATTTCTCGATGTCAACGCTTGGAAGAATTTGTTATACACCATAGGTGTCCACTATTGGCCTACCAAAAAATCATACTGAATTTATGTATCAAATGGAGATAGTGCCGAAAGCAAAGACTGAAGCATGGCAAGCACCCTGAATGCTAACCGTTTCAAATCGGGAGTTAGACCTAACTATTTTTGATTTACGGTTTTGCGATTCGTAGCCTGAATAACTTTAGAACAGTATGTGCTTTTACAGTAATAGGGTCGAAAACGAAAAGGGCTTCATTTTGAAGGGGCATCCTTCTCCAGTTTtgggtgctttgttttcaaCTTGAGGTGCTTCATGCATCCTTCTTTAGTTTCTTCATCAAATTCAAGGCCTGTAAATTAATGTCCACATGTGTCGTGTGTTTGTGGATTTTGTAAATACCACGTAATTCTTCTGAAAACCAATAAGTGAAAACATTTGAGAAATGAGGAGGCCACAGTAAAGACAGAAAGGAACAAAGACAGCCGAGGTATTCTACACAGTCTGGAAAACTGATGAATTTCCTCGGATGTTTGATCAGATTAAAAATCGAAAGTATATTATATTATAAATTAGACCCTGGGAATCCAGTCTTCCTATACATCAATAAGTGAATGGAATTTCAGCTCGTTTTAATAAAgtatttattgttatttttgtacTATAAGTTAATGAAGGAAATTTACCATTGGATATACcgtattatttttttgtattgcgttgacgcaatgaaattttcttttgccTTATTCCTTGAGTTCGCTCATTAAGAAttggaaaaatcaaaatttactTCCTCAAACTGACACGAAGACACACTATAAAAGACATGGTACCTTAAGCAGGTGCAGACGATTTGTCAATTGACCGTGAACGCATACAGAGCtctgtaaagcctggttttcactagcaacgCAAGCACAAAGCGCAAGCGTATTAaagcacaggcgccccaagctcacaacgcgattttgcaatgcatatGTCAGTGCATATAACTATTATgtagtaagagagtttaatagtaaaaagagtttaaaattaagttaagttgaaaaacCGATTGTCTTTttctcgcagtaaactttccctacatcaaatatgttgttcactTCTGTTTTGCTTCGATTCATCAGCCATTGTTGATATAGTGAAATCAGTACTCGTTTATACACTCTCAAGCGAGTACTGATTTCAC encodes:
- the LOC137997251 gene encoding cationic amino acid transporter 2-like, coding for MTLVRFLRLLTRRKEIDNDLSNSQLCRCLNVFDLTSIGVGATVGAGLYVVTGQIARDVAGPAIVLSFFIAAVAAFLSGICYAEFGCRVTKAGSAYIYTYSSLGEIWAFIIGWNMILEYVIGTASLGRASSEYIDSIAGGVIRKFFIDNIGQFNATGLGTYPDFLAFALVLAVSSIVASGAKHSAVFNKIVTTVNMLVILFIFAVGLFHVNPVNWAGSHQFLPYGVSGVLAGAASCFYCFVGFDVIATASEETINPKRAIPLSIMLCLVISFLAYFGVAAILTLMVSYDKLDKFAPLPEAFKSAGVPAAKYVIAVGGLCALAGSLMSGIFAVPRIMYSMASDGLLFKVFSRIYERTNVPVISIAFAGLLSAILALLLDLKQLVEMLSIGTLLAYTLVSLSVLVLRFQPGVEDVDYDEETSSSVQSYKIICCQKTLPESKGPEYKPLGNVTGDKNKDKKDAEEPTDATSQIANAAVSLIVVSLAGFCALLIAGWGALGDGEAWAIFTASLLGLFIIFGVVVMQLQPKNNARFPFKVPCVPALPIASVVVNLFLLLKLSPWTWVRFGVWMVLGFIIYFTYGIRNSVEGTPKQDANDNDFILQGTPDIEQDMHEVQPTQVSEDKQPLTSSLGDQQ